A single genomic interval of Rosistilla ulvae harbors:
- a CDS encoding class I SAM-dependent methyltransferase → MISNCRACGSSHLEPVLSLGKTPLANRLLTADQLTEPEPTFPLELVFCADCTLVQITETVPPEELFSEYAYFSSYSDTMLEHAQNLVEHLVPTLQLTEDSLAVEIASNDGYLLQYYQQLGVPVLGIEPAQNIAAVAQERGIQTVADFFSLELATQLTEQGQSADVIHGHNVMAHVPELNGFVAGVHRILKPTGHAVFEVPYVKDLVDQVEFDTIYHEHLCYFSLTTLDRLFRSHGLTIVEASRVPIHGGSLRIVACRSEHCDQPGESVRTLLAEESAWGVDKLSFYLGLRNTVEGLRQDLLELLQDLKSEGMRIAAYGASAKGSTLLNYFGLGKEVLEYVVDRSPVKQGRYTPGTHLKIYEPEMLVADQPDYVLLLTWNFCDEILQQQVDYQDRGGKFIVPIPQVRIA, encoded by the coding sequence ATGATTTCGAATTGTCGCGCCTGTGGCTCGAGCCACTTGGAGCCCGTGCTTTCGCTCGGGAAGACGCCGTTGGCCAACCGGCTTTTGACCGCGGACCAGTTGACCGAGCCTGAGCCGACGTTCCCGCTCGAGCTGGTTTTCTGCGCCGATTGCACGCTAGTGCAAATCACTGAAACAGTTCCTCCGGAAGAGTTATTCAGCGAATACGCCTACTTCTCGTCGTACTCCGACACCATGCTCGAACACGCCCAAAATTTGGTCGAGCACTTGGTCCCAACGCTGCAGTTGACGGAAGATAGTTTGGCGGTGGAAATCGCCAGCAACGACGGCTACCTGCTGCAATACTACCAGCAACTCGGAGTCCCTGTGTTAGGCATCGAGCCGGCACAGAACATCGCGGCTGTCGCCCAGGAACGTGGGATCCAGACGGTTGCCGATTTTTTCAGCCTGGAACTTGCGACGCAACTGACCGAACAGGGGCAAAGCGCGGATGTCATTCACGGGCACAACGTCATGGCCCACGTCCCTGAATTGAACGGGTTCGTCGCCGGCGTTCACCGCATCCTGAAGCCAACCGGGCACGCAGTATTTGAAGTGCCCTACGTAAAAGACCTCGTCGATCAAGTGGAGTTCGACACGATCTACCACGAACACTTGTGCTATTTCTCGTTGACCACGCTCGATCGCTTGTTCCGCAGCCACGGATTGACGATCGTCGAAGCTTCCCGAGTTCCGATCCACGGCGGTTCGCTGCGGATCGTCGCTTGCCGCAGCGAACACTGCGACCAGCCGGGCGAATCGGTTCGAACGCTACTGGCCGAAGAGAGTGCCTGGGGCGTCGACAAACTGTCGTTCTATCTCGGCTTGCGGAACACTGTCGAAGGCCTCCGCCAGGACCTGCTGGAATTGCTGCAAGACCTTAAATCTGAAGGCATGCGGATCGCTGCATACGGCGCCTCGGCCAAAGGCAGCACTCTGCTGAATTACTTTGGACTTGGCAAAGAAGTGTTGGAATACGTGGTCGATCGCAGCCCGGTGAAACAGGGACGCTACACGCCTGGCACCCACCTGAAAATTTATGAACCCGAGATGCTGGTCGCCGACCAACCCGACTATGTATTGTTGTTGACCTGGAACTTCTGCGACGAGATCCTGCAACAGCAGGTCGATTACCAGGACCGTGGCGGGAAGTTTATCGTGCCGATTCCCCAGGTTCGCATTGCGTAA
- the rfbG gene encoding CDP-glucose 4,6-dehydratase, with protein sequence MFDNTFSGRRVLVTGDTGFKGSWLCQWLLQLGAEVFGCGLTPTTTPSLFELLELEGQYDHRTIDIRDQEKVAAFVAEARPDIVLHLAAQPLVRLSYQQPKETFDTNVMGTLHVLEAVRQQPDIQACVVISSDKCYENREWVWGYREQDPLGGKDPYSASKAATEIVTASYRDSFFRDAGTTCVASARAGNVIGGGDWAQDRIVPDFVSSILAEQPLVLRNPNAIRPWQHVLEPLSGYLALASRLCGADGTQFASGWNFGPAPAAHVTVGQLAKRLVATWGAGEVRIDPAAAEALPESGILKLDCSKAISQLAWQPNWDFATTIQATVEWYRSWSEGADMRDLTRQQIKNFEHAASTAGAEWADQSRQPHHSQRLAG encoded by the coding sequence ATGTTCGACAATACGTTCTCGGGACGCAGGGTACTAGTCACCGGAGATACCGGTTTTAAAGGCTCTTGGCTGTGCCAGTGGTTATTGCAACTGGGGGCTGAAGTGTTTGGTTGCGGTTTGACGCCGACAACAACCCCCAGCCTGTTTGAGTTGCTGGAACTGGAAGGCCAATACGACCACCGCACAATCGACATCCGCGACCAAGAAAAGGTCGCAGCATTTGTTGCTGAAGCACGGCCCGATATCGTGCTGCACTTGGCGGCGCAGCCGCTGGTTCGATTGTCCTACCAGCAACCCAAAGAGACGTTCGACACCAACGTGATGGGAACCCTGCACGTGCTCGAAGCAGTGCGGCAGCAACCAGACATCCAAGCCTGCGTCGTGATCTCATCGGACAAGTGTTACGAGAACCGCGAATGGGTTTGGGGATATCGAGAGCAGGATCCGTTGGGTGGCAAAGACCCCTATAGCGCAAGCAAGGCGGCCACTGAGATTGTGACGGCCTCGTATCGCGATTCCTTTTTTCGCGACGCCGGCACAACCTGTGTGGCAAGCGCTCGAGCGGGCAACGTGATCGGCGGCGGCGACTGGGCTCAAGACCGTATCGTCCCCGACTTTGTCTCTAGCATCCTGGCCGAGCAGCCTTTGGTGTTACGAAACCCCAACGCAATCCGCCCGTGGCAACACGTCCTCGAACCGCTTTCGGGATACCTTGCCTTGGCATCGCGTCTGTGCGGCGCAGACGGAACGCAGTTCGCTAGCGGATGGAATTTCGGGCCGGCCCCCGCAGCGCATGTGACGGTTGGCCAACTTGCTAAGCGACTCGTGGCGACCTGGGGCGCCGGCGAGGTCCGTATCGATCCGGCAGCTGCTGAAGCGCTGCCCGAAAGCGGCATCCTCAAACTCGATTGCTCCAAGGCGATTTCGCAATTGGCCTGGCAGCCGAATTGGGACTTCGCAACGACAATCCAAGCTACCGTCGAGTGGTATCGCAGTTGGAGCGAAGGGGCAGACATGCGGGACCTCACGCGACAACAGATCAAAAACTTTGAACATGCGGCGTCGACAGCTGGAGCAGAGTGGGCTGACCAATCCCGCCAGCCTCATCACTCCCAGAGGCTTGCGGGCTAA
- the rfbF gene encoding glucose-1-phosphate cytidylyltransferase — protein MKAVILAGGFGTRLSEETQLKPKPMVEIGGRPILWHLLKLYSHHGINDFVICAGYKAYLIKEYFANYPLHMSDMTWDYRTNTVEVHQNHVEPWRVTVIDTGLETMTGGRLKRIRQHVGDETFLMTYGDGLADIDIQASIRFHRAHGKLATVTATQPSGRFGRLAIGNDTRVSAFQEKPTGDGGWINGGFFVLEPETLDFIEGDLTIWEREPLEQLAMRGELSAYKHSGFWMPMDTLRDKQSLEQKWEELDCPWRVWNKMHCSEDQVIRTLPERVHSQITKQAA, from the coding sequence ATGAAAGCAGTAATTCTCGCTGGTGGTTTTGGTACTCGACTGAGCGAAGAAACGCAACTAAAGCCCAAGCCAATGGTAGAAATCGGTGGCCGGCCCATCCTCTGGCACCTACTGAAGTTGTACAGCCATCATGGCATCAACGACTTTGTAATCTGCGCTGGGTACAAGGCCTACCTCATCAAAGAGTACTTCGCAAACTATCCGCTACACATGTCGGATATGACCTGGGACTATCGAACCAATACGGTGGAAGTCCATCAGAATCACGTCGAGCCTTGGCGAGTGACAGTGATTGATACAGGACTCGAAACGATGACCGGAGGTCGCTTGAAACGGATCCGCCAACATGTCGGCGACGAAACGTTCCTGATGACCTACGGAGATGGCTTGGCGGATATCGACATCCAAGCAAGCATTCGTTTTCACCGCGCCCATGGCAAGCTGGCGACAGTCACTGCGACCCAGCCAAGTGGCAGGTTTGGACGCCTGGCGATCGGTAACGACACCCGGGTCTCCGCATTCCAAGAGAAGCCGACTGGAGACGGTGGCTGGATCAACGGTGGTTTCTTTGTGTTGGAGCCCGAGACACTCGATTTCATCGAAGGGGATTTAACGATCTGGGAACGCGAACCGCTTGAACAATTAGCGATGCGAGGAGAACTGTCGGCATACAAACACTCTGGTTTTTGGATGCCCATGGACACGCTCCGCGACAAGCAGTCTCTGGAGCAGAAGTGGGAAGAGCTCGATTGCCCGTGGCGCGTCTGGAACAAGATGCATTGCAGCGAAGATCAGGTCATCCGGACGCTGCCCGAGCGAGTGCACTCACAAATAACAAAACAAGCTGCGTGA
- a CDS encoding glycosyltransferase, translated as MKVSGFTIARNAIHYDYPVVESITSILPIVDEMIVAVGQSCDGTRELIQSIDSPKIRIIDTVWDETSRQNGTVLAEQTNLALRECSGDWCFYIQADEVIHEADLDRIQASMRRHVNNKRVEGLSFRYHHFRADYNIRDPLPYRRQVRIVRANAGVQSVGDACGFNVQDRKLVAAPTGAWVYHYGYVKPPKTMAAKSDYFLSLYDGRQVTPGEQTEEESYAWDLKTCEPFRGSHPRIMEERIAAKDWETPDVRLGSRWCNPTFWAGLLHKNSRTLRRWVA; from the coding sequence ATGAAAGTATCGGGATTCACCATCGCTCGCAACGCAATCCATTACGACTACCCCGTTGTCGAGAGCATCACATCGATACTGCCGATCGTCGATGAAATGATCGTGGCGGTAGGTCAAAGCTGCGATGGGACGCGGGAGTTAATTCAATCGATCGATTCCCCAAAGATACGGATCATCGATACCGTCTGGGATGAAACGAGCCGACAAAACGGCACCGTTTTAGCCGAGCAAACCAACCTTGCACTGCGCGAGTGTTCTGGCGATTGGTGTTTCTATATCCAAGCCGATGAAGTGATCCACGAAGCCGATTTAGACCGGATCCAGGCAAGCATGCGGCGGCATGTTAACAACAAGCGAGTGGAAGGACTGTCGTTCCGTTACCATCATTTTCGCGCCGACTACAACATTCGCGATCCGCTCCCTTATCGGCGGCAGGTCAGGATCGTACGCGCGAACGCGGGTGTGCAATCGGTTGGCGATGCATGTGGATTTAACGTTCAGGATCGTAAACTGGTCGCCGCCCCCACAGGTGCTTGGGTATATCACTATGGATATGTTAAGCCGCCAAAGACGATGGCGGCCAAGTCTGACTACTTCTTAAGCCTCTACGATGGCAGACAAGTGACGCCCGGGGAGCAAACAGAAGAGGAGTCCTATGCCTGGGACCTGAAGACTTGCGAGCCATTTCGGGGATCACACCCACGGATCATGGAAGAGAGAATCGCCGCGAAAGACTGGGAGACTCCAGACGTTCGCCTGGGATCGCGATGGTGCAATCCAACATTCTGGGCTGGCCTGCTACACAAGAACTCTCGGACGCTGCGGCGATGGGTCGCTTAA
- a CDS encoding glycosyltransferase family 61 protein: protein MDIANHNRKLVHYGKYVFALSTLLPFRLGKKKPTETLSTAELLDRYPRRVKLRWREEAGRLPVKSPRQAIKSDRTDDLADGLVMEIEGGWCHGRQCDWIGIDDVVLSELHRCDGPLAPKAVPGGWLNPRRIRRAMTTPRRLPQPVRVAGDVVVLNTSGSHNYFHWLCEVLPRLELVRQAGVLQADAYVVDNYKPFQRQALDLLGIPSDKVIEPHEGLLLHADRLIVPSLATTASRRRLSERLQSQLKSATNPPHAQPGRRLYVSRRLARNRSLGNDAEVAALLARHGFESHCLEQYTLEEQVRLFRDAAIVVGLHGAGLTNILLSARPIDLIEIKPSNCDRDYFQLLANEVGASCQQVAASRNRWRGSWHCPLEPLENAVLGAIAASETPLLANHTA from the coding sequence ATGGATATTGCCAATCACAATCGCAAACTAGTGCACTACGGAAAGTATGTGTTTGCGTTGTCGACGTTACTGCCGTTTCGACTCGGGAAGAAAAAGCCTACCGAAACGCTGTCGACCGCTGAACTGCTGGACCGCTATCCGCGACGCGTCAAGCTGCGGTGGCGTGAGGAAGCCGGCCGTTTGCCAGTGAAGTCGCCCCGCCAGGCTATCAAATCGGACCGAACCGACGATCTCGCCGACGGGCTTGTCATGGAAATCGAAGGGGGATGGTGCCACGGCCGACAGTGCGACTGGATTGGAATCGACGACGTCGTGCTATCGGAACTGCATCGTTGCGATGGTCCGCTCGCCCCCAAAGCGGTTCCCGGCGGTTGGCTCAATCCACGTCGCATCCGCCGCGCGATGACAACTCCCCGCCGCCTGCCCCAACCAGTCCGGGTCGCCGGTGACGTCGTCGTCCTCAACACGTCCGGATCGCACAACTATTTTCACTGGTTGTGCGAGGTGCTGCCACGTCTGGAACTGGTCCGCCAGGCGGGCGTGCTGCAAGCGGATGCCTACGTGGTCGACAATTACAAACCGTTCCAACGGCAGGCGCTCGATTTATTGGGGATCCCATCGGATAAGGTGATTGAACCTCATGAAGGCCTGTTGCTTCACGCCGATCGATTGATCGTCCCTTCCCTTGCGACCACGGCGTCGCGGCGGCGACTGAGCGAACGACTGCAATCGCAATTGAAGTCGGCCACAAATCCTCCGCATGCCCAGCCGGGGCGGCGATTGTACGTCAGCCGCCGTCTGGCGCGAAACCGCTCGCTGGGCAACGACGCGGAAGTTGCAGCGTTGTTGGCCAGGCATGGCTTTGAATCGCATTGCCTGGAGCAATACACGCTGGAAGAGCAGGTGCGGCTGTTTCGCGATGCCGCAATCGTCGTCGGTCTGCATGGCGCCGGACTGACCAACATTCTGCTGTCGGCTAGGCCTATCGATTTGATCGAGATCAAACCGTCGAATTGTGATCGCGATTATTTCCAATTGCTCGCAAATGAAGTTGGAGCATCGTGCCAGCAAGTCGCGGCTAGCCGGAACCGTTGGCGAGGTTCGTGGCATTGCCCGCTCGAACCTCTTGAAAACGCGGTCCTCGGCGCAATCGCGGCCAGCGAAACCCCGTTGCTAGCGAACCACACCGCCTGA
- a CDS encoding type III polyketide synthase codes for MTCSIIGLGTAQAPEVVSQEDALALSTDVICETDKQKRLLRTLFRKSGVSSRRTVIPYELGYHWHKSDSESNESGTGGDGPTTAQRMSLYKKHATPLALASATAAIHDAAVLPGDITHLVTVSCTGFAAPGVDIDLIQLLGMPSTTQRVHVGYMGCHGAINGMRTVQGLTAADPNACVLMCCVELCSLHFRMRWDLDGVVGNALFADGSGSIIAAGANWETKHPHSASICKIEATGACLIEDTNDEMSWHIGDHGFQMRLTSGVPDCIKTYLRSWICQWLNSQGLKIEDIQRWIVHPGGPRILDAVEEALHLQATHTQVSREVLNDLGNMSSATVLFVMERNQSQRCEGPAVVLAFGPGVMAEAALLRY; via the coding sequence ATGACATGTTCGATCATTGGCCTGGGGACGGCGCAAGCTCCAGAAGTTGTTAGCCAAGAGGATGCGCTCGCTCTCAGCACCGACGTGATCTGCGAGACCGACAAGCAGAAGCGTTTGTTGAGGACGCTGTTTCGCAAATCGGGCGTGTCATCGCGGCGGACAGTGATCCCGTACGAGCTCGGGTACCACTGGCACAAATCCGACAGCGAATCCAACGAATCGGGGACTGGCGGCGACGGTCCCACCACAGCCCAGCGGATGTCGCTGTACAAAAAACATGCGACTCCCTTGGCTCTCGCCTCGGCGACCGCTGCGATCCACGACGCGGCGGTGCTGCCCGGCGACATCACGCACCTGGTCACCGTTTCCTGTACTGGCTTTGCCGCGCCCGGCGTCGATATCGACCTGATCCAATTGCTTGGCATGCCATCGACGACGCAGCGCGTTCACGTCGGTTACATGGGATGTCACGGTGCGATCAACGGGATGCGAACCGTCCAAGGTCTCACGGCAGCCGATCCCAACGCCTGTGTGTTGATGTGTTGTGTCGAACTTTGCAGTTTGCACTTTCGCATGCGTTGGGACCTCGATGGCGTGGTTGGCAACGCGCTGTTCGCCGATGGTTCGGGCAGCATCATCGCGGCGGGTGCCAACTGGGAAACCAAGCATCCGCATTCGGCTTCGATCTGCAAGATCGAAGCGACCGGAGCCTGCCTGATCGAAGACACCAACGACGAGATGTCTTGGCACATCGGCGACCATGGATTTCAGATGCGGCTGACCAGCGGGGTTCCCGATTGCATCAAAACCTATCTGCGATCATGGATCTGCCAGTGGCTGAACTCTCAAGGATTGAAGATCGAAGACATCCAACGTTGGATTGTCCATCCGGGAGGCCCGCGCATTCTCGATGCGGTCGAGGAGGCGCTTCATCTTCAAGCGACGCACACTCAGGTCTCCCGCGAAGTCTTGAACGACCTGGGCAACATGTCGTCGGCGACCGTCTTGTTTGTGATGGAGCGAAATCAATCCCAGCGTTGCGAGGGGCCAGCGGTCGTGCTGGCGTTTGGCCCCGGCGTAATGGCCGAAGCGGCTTTGCTGCGGTATTAA
- a CDS encoding NAD(P)/FAD-dependent oxidoreductase, with amino-acid sequence MDATIDLTTASGRIWDVVVVGAGVAGATAAIGIARRGASVLLVDRKAFPRDKVCGACLNNDAVAGLKALGVLEPIMRAGALPLGAYELRSGLRSVTLDLPGGLSISRRAMDAVLVEQAIAAGCEFLSGVTLRVDSDSPATGGGEGEYRQLSDPAGNVALRGRIVVMATGLASDQHIPQPQMQVVAKPESRVGFGISTSNYPRAYREGTIYMAVAANGYVGASRTEHGQLNIAAAIDRQALRGESAAAVCGAILRESGFPVSEEMLDGTWRGTTTLTRRRQNVACERLFVVGDAAGYIEPFTGEGMAWAIRGGRSVAPLAAAAAKRWDASYVKRWGIATEDLVITQQYWCHAFARTLRYPKLVRGLLRVVNVAPSLGQFVVRQINRERQHDMFDHWPGDGASSRSC; translated from the coding sequence ATGGACGCCACGATCGACCTGACGACGGCAAGCGGGCGAATTTGGGATGTTGTCGTTGTAGGTGCGGGGGTTGCGGGGGCGACCGCTGCGATCGGGATCGCTCGCCGCGGAGCTAGCGTGCTGTTGGTCGATCGGAAAGCGTTTCCGCGGGACAAGGTTTGCGGTGCCTGCCTGAATAACGATGCCGTGGCTGGCTTGAAAGCTTTAGGGGTGCTCGAACCGATCATGCGAGCGGGAGCCTTGCCGCTGGGGGCTTACGAATTGCGATCGGGCTTGCGGTCAGTGACCCTCGATCTTCCGGGGGGCCTTTCGATCAGTCGTCGCGCGATGGACGCGGTGTTGGTCGAACAGGCGATCGCGGCGGGATGTGAGTTCTTGTCCGGCGTGACTCTACGGGTGGATAGCGATTCTCCAGCAACCGGCGGCGGAGAGGGCGAGTATCGCCAGCTGTCGGATCCGGCTGGAAACGTCGCGTTGCGCGGTCGGATCGTCGTCATGGCGACCGGGTTGGCGAGCGATCAACACATCCCACAGCCGCAGATGCAGGTGGTTGCCAAACCCGAATCGCGGGTGGGGTTTGGGATCTCCACCTCCAACTATCCTCGCGCCTACCGGGAGGGAACGATCTACATGGCGGTGGCGGCTAATGGATATGTGGGAGCATCGCGGACCGAGCATGGGCAATTGAATATCGCTGCGGCGATCGATCGCCAAGCGTTGCGGGGCGAATCGGCGGCGGCGGTTTGCGGGGCGATATTGCGCGAGTCGGGGTTTCCGGTCAGCGAGGAAATGTTGGATGGAACTTGGCGAGGAACGACCACGTTGACTCGCCGCCGGCAGAATGTTGCGTGCGAGCGATTGTTCGTCGTCGGCGACGCAGCTGGGTATATTGAACCTTTTACAGGGGAAGGGATGGCCTGGGCGATCCGCGGTGGCCGCAGCGTGGCTCCGCTGGCCGCAGCGGCTGCGAAACGCTGGGACGCCAGTTATGTCAAACGCTGGGGGATAGCCACTGAAGACCTGGTTATCACCCAACAATACTGGTGCCACGCCTTCGCGCGGACGCTGCGATACCCGAAGCTGGTACGTGGTTTGCTGAGAGTCGTTAACGTTGCTCCTTCGTTGGGGCAGTTTGTGGTACGACAAATCAATCGGGAGCGGCAGCATGACATGTTCGATCATTGGCCTGGGGACGGCGCAAGCTCCAGAAGTTGTTAG
- a CDS encoding methyltransferase domain-containing protein has translation MKERRREPELMDQPDLDPALHHQALAGLTRVNAFSGTASSLWGPISNLAHRSGGPIRVLDVASGGGDVAIGLAQRSQQSGLPVAVDGCDMSDVALAYAQQRADARKLQVNFLKADVLADPLPAGYDVICCSLFLHHFDPPEVIQLLSAMRDSGAKLIVISDLLRTQFGYLMCWAGIRLLTRSRICHVDGPLSVQGAFTRSELRELADRGGLQGMVLKNIWPQRLLMTWERS, from the coding sequence TTGAAAGAACGACGCCGCGAACCGGAATTGATGGATCAGCCCGATCTCGATCCGGCGCTGCATCATCAGGCACTGGCAGGACTGACTCGGGTTAATGCGTTCAGCGGAACGGCTTCCTCACTATGGGGGCCGATTTCAAACCTGGCTCATCGATCGGGAGGACCGATTCGCGTGCTGGACGTTGCCAGCGGTGGCGGCGATGTGGCGATCGGATTGGCGCAGCGCTCGCAGCAGTCGGGGTTGCCGGTTGCGGTCGACGGTTGCGATATGAGCGACGTGGCGCTCGCGTACGCTCAACAACGGGCCGACGCACGGAAATTGCAGGTCAACTTTCTGAAAGCGGATGTTTTGGCTGATCCGTTGCCCGCGGGCTACGACGTGATTTGTTGTTCGTTGTTCCTGCATCACTTCGATCCTCCCGAAGTCATTCAATTGTTGTCCGCGATGCGCGACAGCGGAGCGAAATTGATCGTGATCAGCGATCTGTTGCGAACTCAGTTCGGTTATCTGATGTGCTGGGCTGGAATTCGGTTGTTGACGCGCAGCCGGATCTGCCATGTCGACGGACCGCTGTCGGTTCAGGGGGCGTTCACGCGTTCTGAATTGAGGGAGCTCGCCGATCGGGGGGGGCTGCAGGGGATGGTTTTGAAAAACATCTGGCCGCAGCGGTTGCTGATGACTTGGGAACGGTCTTAA
- a CDS encoding 6-pyruvoyl trahydropterin synthase family protein, with protein sequence MDDSASYRVEVSKEAFVFSAAHFITFAGDVCERLHGHNYGVKVAVEGPLDANRYVVDFIALRDAVLHETLQLDHHVLLPRDHAEIKVQEEDGEIVARFRERRWVFPKEDCIVLPVINTTAEELARVIAQRVREQTRSKFGDAIRTIEVGVDENHGQWGVCRLPW encoded by the coding sequence ATGGACGATTCTGCCAGTTACCGTGTCGAGGTCAGCAAAGAGGCGTTTGTCTTTTCTGCGGCTCATTTCATAACTTTTGCCGGGGATGTTTGCGAACGCCTGCATGGCCACAACTACGGCGTGAAGGTCGCTGTCGAAGGACCGTTGGATGCAAATCGATACGTCGTCGACTTCATCGCCCTCCGCGATGCGGTGCTGCATGAAACCTTGCAATTGGACCATCATGTCCTACTGCCCCGCGATCATGCCGAGATCAAGGTCCAAGAGGAAGATGGCGAAATTGTTGCGCGGTTCCGTGAGCGGCGGTGGGTCTTTCCGAAGGAAGACTGCATCGTGCTGCCGGTGATCAACACAACGGCTGAAGAGTTGGCCCGAGTGATCGCCCAACGCGTTCGCGAGCAGACTCGTTCGAAGTTTGGCGACGCGATTCGCACGATCGAAGTCGGTGTCGACGAGAACCACGGCCAGTGGGGAGTTTGTCGATTGCCATGGTAA
- a CDS encoding glycosyltransferase family protein produces the protein MKLAVLHNHFDRGDVTQVVLNHLQALAASQLPIDRVLLLHGGRDAGLSDLQSLRFPVDAISVDALSDDSSSIDQAQVAADQIAQAITAAGGSCDDTLLHFHNHSLGEHLLLPGAVAQLADAGWPIVLQIHDFAEDYSSANYQRWLQSLATQTPDRVERHLYPQAANLHYVAATQRDRSLLSAMGVADAVLHRLPPIAPAIPESQLDRAAAKRKLTAALDLDADKPLGIYPACGSRAKNIGELLLWSAVCDDATFAVAAPPTDPIDQKMYAMWSTFARNQQLPVRFDAELVEGISRGELLAAADFLFTSSVAENGASVFLEAMLAGRPLRGRDLPAVTDDLRAAGCEFPGLSPSLSIPAAVIGQSAQPQIWEAYCAAWGWLPDGFIDALDLESVDRGPIVGDIDFARLPIGLQARAIAAAKSDRKLAGQIRDANPIMHDLPAAPGDPQPHLAANAHRAAEAFNESALADRLTQIYRAALQSDRDAGTTAPDAAGQLFVQLARYEAFRPCRTIEL, from the coding sequence ATGAAACTTGCCGTCCTCCACAATCACTTTGATCGTGGCGATGTCACGCAAGTGGTTCTAAATCATTTGCAAGCTTTGGCCGCCAGTCAGCTTCCGATCGATCGGGTTTTGTTGCTGCACGGTGGTCGCGACGCGGGCCTTTCCGATTTGCAAAGCCTTCGCTTTCCCGTCGATGCGATTTCAGTCGACGCTCTCTCGGATGATTCTTCGTCGATAGATCAGGCACAAGTTGCAGCCGACCAGATCGCCCAAGCGATCACCGCTGCCGGTGGTTCGTGCGACGACACCCTGCTCCATTTTCATAACCACAGTCTCGGTGAGCACCTGTTGCTTCCGGGAGCTGTCGCTCAGTTGGCCGACGCGGGCTGGCCGATCGTGTTGCAGATCCACGATTTCGCCGAAGACTATTCGTCCGCAAACTATCAACGCTGGCTCCAGTCGCTCGCCACACAGACGCCCGATCGGGTCGAACGCCATCTCTATCCGCAAGCTGCCAATTTGCATTACGTCGCCGCGACGCAGCGCGATCGCAGTCTGTTGTCCGCGATGGGCGTTGCTGATGCGGTGTTGCATCGATTGCCCCCGATCGCGCCGGCGATTCCTGAAAGCCAACTCGATCGCGCGGCGGCAAAACGCAAGTTGACCGCGGCGTTGGATCTCGATGCGGACAAGCCGCTGGGGATTTATCCGGCATGTGGCAGCCGAGCCAAGAACATCGGCGAGCTGCTGCTGTGGAGTGCGGTTTGCGACGATGCGACGTTTGCCGTCGCGGCGCCCCCCACCGATCCGATCGATCAAAAGATGTACGCGATGTGGTCGACCTTCGCCCGCAACCAGCAACTGCCGGTGCGGTTCGATGCGGAGCTTGTCGAAGGGATCTCGCGAGGCGAATTGCTGGCCGCGGCCGATTTCTTGTTCACGTCGAGCGTCGCCGAAAACGGAGCGTCTGTTTTTCTGGAAGCCATGTTGGCCGGACGTCCGCTGCGAGGTCGCGACCTTCCGGCGGTGACCGACGACCTACGCGCCGCCGGATGTGAATTCCCGGGCCTTTCGCCGTCGCTTTCGATCCCAGCCGCTGTGATCGGGCAATCGGCTCAGCCACAGATCTGGGAAGCCTATTGTGCAGCTTGGGGTTGGTTGCCCGATGGTTTTATCGACGCCTTGGATTTGGAGTCGGTCGATCGCGGGCCGATCGTCGGCGACATCGACTTTGCCCGTTTGCCGATCGGTCTGCAGGCGCGAGCGATCGCCGCGGCGAAGTCCGATCGCAAGCTGGCTGGCCAAATTCGCGACGCCAATCCCATCATGCACGACCTGCCCGCAGCACCCGGCGACCCGCAGCCGCATCTCGCTGCCAACGCGCATCGAGCGGCCGAAGCGTTCAACGAATCGGCGCTCGCCGATCGGTTGACGCAAATCTATCGAGCCGCCTTGCAAAGTGATCGCGATGCCGGAACAACGGCTCCCGACGCCGCCGGGCAGTTGTTCGTTCAGCTGGCCCGCTACGAAGCCTTTAGGCCGTGTCGCACGATCGAATTGTAA